The following are encoded in a window of Bdellovibrionales bacterium genomic DNA:
- a CDS encoding helix-turn-helix transcriptional regulator encodes MNQGSRNSPHLDRMNMSELQINSQFFRVLAWNVMEMRHTHRLTQGELAEKTGLSIDQISHIERGFGKTSFETLITLANFFGVKVAVLCEDVPKGIQIKAEMRRAVIEKEDLKFSKEFSESPKIFFVRLSPRKWRHVQVQKNYIYDFIAVSGHVMIHGPEVFEQMKPKEILSLKGSGKLRIRSVSGVEQSEVLVIQNFVQRNLVSE; translated from the coding sequence ATGAATCAAGGCTCTCGAAATTCACCTCACTTAGATCGTATGAATATGAGTGAATTGCAGATAAACTCGCAGTTTTTTCGAGTGTTGGCTTGGAATGTAATGGAAATGCGCCATACACATCGCCTTACTCAAGGCGAATTGGCCGAAAAAACGGGGCTGTCAATAGATCAAATTAGCCATATTGAGCGTGGTTTTGGAAAAACCTCTTTTGAGACTTTAATTACGTTGGCAAACTTTTTTGGGGTGAAGGTGGCTGTGCTTTGTGAGGATGTGCCCAAGGGCATTCAGATTAAGGCGGAGATGCGCAGGGCCGTTATCGAGAAAGAGGATCTTAAGTTTTCTAAAGAGTTTTCAGAGTCGCCGAAGATTTTTTTTGTGAGGCTTTCGCCGCGGAAGTGGCGGCATGTTCAAGTGCAAAAAAACTATATCTATGATTTTATCGCGGTCAGTGGACATGTGATGATTCATGGGCCTGAGGTTTTTGAACAAATGAAACCGAAGGAAATACTTTCTTTGAAAGGCTCTGGGAAGTTGCGGATACGCAGTGTTTCTGGAGTAGAGCAGAGTGAAGTCCTTGTAATTCAAAATTTTGTGCAACGCAATTTGGTGTCAGAGTGA
- a CDS encoding DUF1269 domain-containing protein: MMNSTIMVLVYPTEKIADDVMDTVKHLQSRGLIEIEDACVVVKDSSGRIKIHQSHNLPLLAAAGGAVLGTLVGLLFAAPYVGAAVGATAGIMGGTLADIGVDDDFMASVGNEMKAGTSALFLLLHHITIDKAIPDLARHGGRILHTSFSKAQEERVKKMFESNAHLGQ, encoded by the coding sequence ATGATGAATTCCACTATCATGGTTTTGGTGTATCCCACTGAGAAAATCGCCGACGACGTCATGGACACCGTCAAGCACTTGCAAAGCAGGGGTCTGATTGAGATCGAAGACGCCTGCGTCGTTGTCAAAGACTCCTCTGGGCGAATTAAAATTCATCAAAGCCACAATTTACCCCTCTTGGCGGCTGCCGGGGGCGCGGTTTTAGGGACTCTGGTGGGTCTGTTATTTGCCGCTCCTTATGTCGGCGCCGCTGTGGGCGCTACGGCTGGGATCATGGGCGGAACGCTCGCAGACATCGGTGTTGATGATGACTTCATGGCCAGCGTGGGCAACGAGATGAAAGCCGGCACTTCTGCTTTATTTTTACTACTGCATCATATAACGATCGACAAAGCGATTCCCGACCTGGCTAGACACGGTGGACGTATTTTGCACACATCGTTTTCGAAAGCCCAAGAAGAGCGCGTCAAGAAGATGTTTGAAAGCAACGCCCACCTTGGACAATAA
- a CDS encoding AGE family epimerase/isomerase, with protein sequence MKATQWLKNDVLPLWLAKGIDASNGGFIEALSFADGSPLDLPRRAMVQARQIYSLRTACDLGLIEKKRTQDIIARATEFLLNHYSLPSGAFIHSVSPKGLPENRTPDLYGQAFALFGLAHSYAMNPVPELEERAKALVNYLNSERSLPQGGFTELSSAGVMYEANPLMHLFEAAIAWMTVSQDPLWRNLAEPILDLCLTKFIDAKTGGLSEHFDGLWSPVLQERGSVLEPGHHYEWSWLMSKYEKLTGVDLGRVRGKLFELSEKFGVCPERKVVYDELWSDFSPKTKSSRFWTQCERIKCAADRGAFPEATEAMEALTLFFETPVRGLWLDRMAEDKSFKGENAKASSLYHIIGAIAEYQNYV encoded by the coding sequence ATGAAAGCAACTCAGTGGTTAAAAAATGATGTTCTGCCTCTTTGGTTGGCAAAAGGCATTGATGCGTCCAACGGCGGCTTTATTGAAGCTCTCTCTTTCGCAGACGGGTCGCCTCTTGATTTGCCTCGCCGGGCGATGGTGCAAGCTCGCCAGATTTACAGTCTCCGTACTGCTTGTGATTTGGGTCTCATCGAGAAAAAACGCACTCAAGATATCATTGCGCGCGCGACGGAATTTTTGCTGAATCACTACTCGTTGCCATCGGGTGCTTTCATTCATTCGGTTTCGCCAAAAGGTCTTCCTGAAAATAGAACTCCGGATTTGTACGGTCAGGCCTTTGCACTGTTTGGTCTTGCGCATAGCTATGCGATGAATCCGGTGCCGGAACTTGAAGAACGGGCCAAAGCGTTGGTGAATTATTTGAATTCAGAGCGCTCGTTACCGCAAGGTGGATTTACTGAACTGAGTTCTGCGGGCGTGATGTACGAAGCCAATCCCCTGATGCACTTGTTTGAAGCGGCGATTGCGTGGATGACCGTGAGCCAAGATCCTCTCTGGAGAAATCTCGCGGAGCCGATTCTGGATTTGTGTCTGACGAAATTCATCGATGCCAAGACGGGCGGGTTGAGCGAGCACTTCGACGGCCTGTGGTCGCCGGTGCTGCAAGAGCGTGGCTCGGTGCTGGAGCCTGGTCACCACTATGAGTGGTCGTGGCTCATGTCGAAGTACGAAAAGCTCACGGGTGTGGATCTCGGCCGCGTCCGTGGGAAGCTTTTTGAGTTGTCAGAGAAATTCGGCGTCTGTCCTGAGCGCAAAGTCGTGTACGACGAGCTCTGGAGTGACTTCAGTCCAAAGACCAAGTCTTCGCGTTTTTGGACTCAGTGTGAGCGCATTAAGTGTGCTGCGGACCGTGGTGCTTTTCCGGAGGCCACCGAAGCTATGGAAGCATTAACTCTATTCTTCGAGACTCCTGTGCGAGGTTTGTGGCTTGACCGTATGGCCGAGGATAAGTCGTTTAAGGGCGAAAATGCCAAGGCGAGCTCGCTCTATCACATTATTGGGGCTATCGCTGAATATCAAAACTATGTCTAA
- a CDS encoding DNA topoisomerase VI subunit B yields MSKITKSSTAEYFAKNLQQVGFSSPLKAVLTTLKEAVDNSLDACESSGILPDLLVEVTKVGTGSTKNTDLIKIVVEDNGPGIEADDLAKVYGEYLASSKFGRGQCSRGQQGIGISAATTWAQMTNARGVQVISKTKSMRKAVSAQVDVDIKSNTGVLKNKETMDWDRAHGTRVEFLLDGRIQMNGDGGLVTYIEGTVLVNPHMTITYKLQENDFVTVTRVSNEVPQLPEATLPHPHTFKLGEFITHATLFGKVSVSKFLKTGFSRISDQSIKDFVKNGLPKALVEKPLTSLSEEDFKKVFQAVQATELMAPSTKSVLTVGEESLSKSILRLGEIDFFAVVTRKPTICDFKPVVVEVALARFKTRQTEADSPVQLLRFANRVPLQFDKSGCAITWAIESVNWKTYGLAQPKDSLPLGPYIFAVSVVSPFIKFKNASKETIDASEELVAEIRLALIQAGQKLSRHIKKEFKEADLERKLAHIEQFGPILVEHLARMVGANEARKKRAEEGLKKLLGRDSEAAIADLEEAESKLLAQKKKERQKGIAHDDEEDIEVDVISSEDLSEESEGQEKPQGTTKKATTKKAGTKKGGK; encoded by the coding sequence GTGAGTAAAATTACCAAAAGCAGTACAGCGGAATACTTTGCAAAAAACCTGCAGCAGGTGGGTTTTTCGTCCCCTTTGAAAGCCGTTTTAACGACTTTGAAAGAGGCCGTCGATAACTCCTTGGATGCCTGTGAATCCTCAGGAATTTTACCAGATCTTCTGGTTGAAGTTACGAAAGTAGGAACTGGCTCAACGAAGAACACGGATCTGATTAAAATCGTTGTCGAAGACAACGGACCTGGTATCGAAGCCGATGACCTCGCGAAGGTTTACGGTGAGTATTTAGCCTCTTCTAAATTCGGTCGTGGGCAATGTTCTCGCGGTCAACAGGGTATTGGTATCTCTGCGGCGACAACATGGGCGCAGATGACCAATGCACGTGGTGTTCAGGTCATTTCAAAAACAAAATCGATGCGTAAAGCTGTGTCGGCGCAAGTCGACGTGGATATCAAATCCAACACCGGTGTTCTTAAGAATAAAGAAACGATGGATTGGGATCGTGCGCACGGAACTCGCGTCGAGTTCTTGCTTGATGGCCGTATCCAAATGAATGGTGACGGCGGTCTCGTGACTTATATTGAAGGAACTGTGCTCGTTAATCCGCACATGACCATCACTTATAAGTTGCAAGAAAACGACTTCGTCACGGTCACGCGCGTGAGCAATGAAGTTCCTCAGTTGCCTGAGGCGACATTGCCGCATCCTCATACGTTCAAACTCGGTGAGTTCATCACTCATGCGACTTTGTTCGGTAAAGTGTCTGTATCGAAATTCCTGAAAACCGGCTTTTCTCGTATCTCTGATCAGTCGATCAAAGACTTCGTGAAAAACGGTCTACCAAAGGCTTTGGTTGAAAAACCTCTGACATCTTTGAGCGAAGAAGACTTCAAAAAAGTTTTCCAAGCTGTGCAAGCAACGGAATTGATGGCTCCTTCGACGAAGTCTGTTTTGACTGTGGGCGAAGAGTCTTTGTCTAAATCTATTTTGCGTCTGGGTGAAATCGACTTCTTTGCGGTTGTGACTCGTAAGCCAACCATTTGTGACTTTAAGCCTGTTGTTGTTGAAGTTGCGTTGGCACGTTTCAAAACCCGCCAAACCGAAGCCGATTCTCCGGTGCAATTGCTTCGTTTCGCCAACCGCGTTCCGCTGCAATTCGATAAATCGGGTTGTGCGATCACATGGGCGATTGAATCCGTAAACTGGAAAACGTACGGTCTTGCCCAGCCGAAAGACAGCTTGCCATTGGGGCCTTACATCTTTGCAGTTTCTGTCGTTTCTCCGTTCATTAAGTTTAAGAATGCTTCGAAAGAAACCATTGATGCGTCTGAGGAGCTCGTCGCCGAAATCCGCTTGGCATTGATCCAAGCCGGCCAAAAGCTTTCTCGTCATATCAAAAAAGAGTTCAAAGAAGCAGACCTCGAGAGAAAACTCGCTCACATCGAGCAGTTCGGTCCAATCTTGGTAGAGCACTTGGCTCGTATGGTTGGCGCGAATGAAGCTCGTAAGAAGAGAGCCGAAGAGGGTTTGAAAAAGCTCCTCGGCCGTGATTCTGAGGCAGCGATCGCAGATCTCGAAGAAGCAGAGAGCAAATTGCTCGCTCAAAAGAAAAAAGAACGCCAAAAAGGCATCGCTCATGATGATGAAGAAGATATCGAAGTAGATGTGATTTCTTCAGAAGACCTGAGTGAGGAGTCTGAGGGCCAAGAAAAACCGCAAGGCACGACAAAAAAAGCTACTACCAAAAAAGCGGGTACAAAGAAGGGTGGTAAATAA
- a CDS encoding DNA topoisomerase VI: protein MAKLMAVRELKIDIPKEAALLAEKMLKDLENSKRPVLEAVKTSLDNSLYNPKVGYLTPGDKVVRTELNVSSVQKLARVVFILEILLNNLKIEAVNTKRELYYMAKGLIKGNSKLKPLDFEDQPESDAIIDFIGDMLEVYREELNCFANDRGGQTYSQQLIVTETLADGDKAVIDLSTLGTSPFQPKNKPQSLKLKAKKKIDFCLVIESEGTANTLATMGFTKRNNCILMGAQGVPSNGVRGWCKLIQEQLDVPMYFFGDLDAYTMQNIYRTLKAGSAASLIRNADFSAPNVRFLGVLPEDIKKYDLPHYKVKESDPAEARALKKAKDVLENDPFFLDKKNKDLADILRFLIKEKIRCEQQSYFSVDPKDPIKTEKIILEKIKRGSYV, encoded by the coding sequence ATGGCTAAGTTAATGGCCGTTCGTGAACTGAAAATTGATATCCCTAAAGAAGCGGCACTTCTCGCGGAAAAAATGCTGAAAGACTTAGAAAACTCTAAGCGCCCAGTGTTGGAAGCGGTGAAAACTTCTTTGGATAACTCGCTTTACAATCCAAAAGTGGGCTACCTCACTCCGGGTGATAAAGTGGTTCGTACTGAGTTGAACGTTTCTTCCGTGCAAAAATTGGCGCGTGTTGTGTTCATCTTGGAAATCCTGTTGAACAACTTGAAAATCGAAGCCGTGAATACGAAGCGTGAGCTTTATTACATGGCAAAAGGTTTGATTAAAGGAAACTCAAAGCTGAAACCTTTGGATTTCGAAGATCAACCTGAGTCTGATGCGATCATCGATTTCATCGGCGATATGCTTGAAGTGTATCGTGAAGAATTGAACTGCTTCGCCAATGACCGCGGTGGACAGACTTACTCTCAGCAATTGATTGTGACTGAGACTTTGGCAGACGGGGACAAAGCGGTGATCGATCTTTCGACGCTCGGAACTTCGCCATTCCAGCCAAAGAACAAACCACAGTCTTTGAAATTGAAAGCTAAGAAGAAAATCGATTTCTGCTTGGTGATCGAGTCAGAAGGTACGGCGAATACATTGGCGACGATGGGTTTCACTAAGCGTAACAACTGTATCTTGATGGGTGCCCAAGGGGTTCCATCAAACGGTGTTCGCGGTTGGTGTAAATTGATCCAAGAGCAGCTCGATGTTCCGATGTACTTCTTCGGAGATCTCGATGCGTACACGATGCAAAACATCTATCGTACGCTGAAAGCGGGTTCTGCAGCCTCTTTGATTCGTAATGCCGATTTCTCGGCTCCGAATGTAAGATTCTTGGGCGTATTGCCAGAAGATATCAAAAAATACGATCTTCCTCACTACAAAGTGAAGGAATCAGATCCTGCGGAAGCGCGCGCTTTGAAAAAAGCCAAAGACGTTTTAGAAAACGATCCGTTCTTCTTGGATAAGAAGAACAAAGACTTGGCGGATATTCTGCGCTTCTTGATCAAAGAGAAAATTCGTTGCGAGCAACAGAGCTATTTCTCTGTCGATCCAAAAGATCCAATCAAAACCGAGAAGATCATTCTCGAAAAGATCAAACGCGGCTCTTACGTTTAG
- a CDS encoding beta-sandwich domain-containing protein, which translates to MSGQKLLQSFVVLSLLVSGIAQAQMGGRPAPYPGPSYGGGGRGGGGPERGGDRGPGPVRPGPGGGGEDECRRDPRNPRCNNGDDRHGGGYRPGPQPRPPYNPPPRHNPPYNPPYRPPYNPPPVYNPPPSTHNESSIVLNQITRRAGGEWHRITLNYPIRIDYIQTQMLSYSAQIHEAYVTTRSGARYQVRELSGTGTFSSRRASEILNIYEDIIAIDLRIESMGGYADMMVTVVSSDGSTSLSSTRY; encoded by the coding sequence ATGTCTGGTCAAAAATTACTTCAAAGTTTTGTTGTTCTTAGTTTGTTAGTGAGTGGCATCGCTCAAGCTCAAATGGGCGGTCGCCCAGCACCTTATCCGGGTCCATCATACGGTGGCGGAGGAAGAGGTGGCGGTGGTCCCGAGCGTGGTGGCGATCGCGGCCCAGGGCCAGTTCGCCCAGGCCCGGGCGGTGGCGGAGAGGATGAGTGCCGTCGTGACCCTCGCAATCCTCGTTGCAACAATGGCGATGATCGCCATGGTGGTGGCTATCGCCCAGGTCCACAGCCGCGCCCGCCGTATAATCCGCCGCCGCGTCACAACCCTCCATACAATCCACCGTATCGGCCGCCTTACAATCCGCCTCCAGTGTATAACCCACCACCATCTACTCACAACGAGAGTAGCATTGTGTTGAATCAGATCACTCGCCGTGCGGGTGGTGAATGGCACCGTATCACGCTGAATTACCCAATTCGCATTGATTACATCCAAACACAGATGCTCAGCTATTCGGCGCAAATTCACGAAGCTTACGTAACAACTCGTAGTGGAGCCCGTTACCAAGTGCGCGAACTGAGCGGCACAGGCACGTTCTCATCAAGAAGAGCGTCCGAGATTCTGAACATCTACGAAGACATCATCGCGATTGATCTGCGCATCGAATCCATGGGGGGCTACGCCGATATGATGGTGACAGTCGTCTCTAGCGATGGTTCAACGTCGTTGTCGTCGACTCGATACTAG
- a CDS encoding HNH endonuclease yields the protein MNIFFQAASAEHQKREKAKARELRQSQWWRQQVGPGICYHCQGQFKSSELTMDHLIPIARGGKSNKKNCVPSCKECNSKKGYKMSVELTMENIAEETKKRSDDDID from the coding sequence ATGAACATTTTCTTTCAGGCCGCAAGTGCGGAACATCAAAAACGTGAAAAAGCAAAGGCCCGCGAGTTGCGCCAATCTCAATGGTGGCGCCAGCAAGTAGGACCGGGGATTTGCTATCACTGCCAGGGTCAGTTCAAGTCCTCAGAGCTGACGATGGATCATTTGATTCCGATTGCTCGTGGCGGAAAGTCCAACAAGAAGAATTGCGTACCTTCTTGTAAGGAGTGTAACTCTAAAAAAGGGTACAAAATGTCGGTTGAGCTCACCATGGAAAACATCGCCGAAGAGACCAAAAAGCGTTCGGACGACGACATCGATTAG
- the msrA gene encoding peptide-methionine (S)-S-oxide reductase MsrA translates to MAKIEVATLAGGCFWGMEDLLRKLPGVLNTDVGYTGGTTSNATYEQVKTGKTGHAEAIQIEFDPETLSYEKLLLYFFRIHDPTTEDQQGNDIGSQYRSAIFYHTESQRETAEKVIERIETSHAWKHPLATEIEPFEKFWRAEDYHQDYLEKHPNGYTCHFERNIEF, encoded by the coding sequence ATGGCCAAAATAGAAGTTGCAACACTCGCAGGCGGCTGCTTTTGGGGCATGGAAGATTTACTGAGAAAACTTCCGGGGGTTCTAAACACAGATGTCGGATACACTGGCGGCACGACCTCCAATGCGACCTATGAGCAAGTTAAAACCGGGAAAACCGGCCACGCTGAGGCAATTCAAATCGAATTTGATCCTGAAACCCTCAGCTATGAGAAGCTCTTACTGTATTTCTTCAGAATCCACGATCCGACGACTGAAGATCAGCAAGGCAATGATATCGGCAGTCAGTATCGCTCAGCGATTTTCTATCACACTGAAAGTCAGCGTGAGACGGCAGAAAAAGTCATCGAGCGCATTGAAACTTCGCATGCTTGGAAACATCCGCTGGCAACTGAGATCGAGCCGTTTGAAAAATTCTGGCGCGCCGAGGATTATCATCAAGATTATTTAGAAAAACATCCCAATGGCTATACTTGCCATTTCGAGCGCAATATCGAGTTTTAG
- a CDS encoding trypsin-like serine protease has translation MTKSLLTSTLLASVLALTACSKMHATGDEVLSGDQSEQTSGIVGGSAVAATEDIAKITVQIFTLQTTVDQNGQVKVAGIAGCTGSLLANNIVLTAAHCTAANPNYIFLYFSSKSADLKTLSLKDPLVRRVVGGKVGSAWPKLTQNQQSDWGDIALLRFEGGLPEGYQLAQLLPKEQELKAQQTVTLAGFGLTDGVHNVQTDKLLKVDIPIADPNYSRSEMLVDSGNGKGPCHGDSGGPAYVTINGQHYVAGTTSRADSKTDPLGQCIGDTVYTKVQPYLTWIANSMKALQSPTFKPAAIPQPRGG, from the coding sequence ATGACAAAATCACTTTTAACATCAACGCTACTAGCGAGTGTTCTGGCGCTCACAGCTTGCTCTAAGATGCATGCGACTGGGGACGAAGTTCTCAGTGGTGATCAGTCCGAACAAACAAGCGGCATCGTCGGCGGTTCTGCTGTTGCTGCCACGGAAGACATCGCAAAGATCACAGTGCAAATCTTTACTCTGCAAACAACGGTGGATCAAAACGGTCAGGTCAAAGTTGCAGGCATCGCGGGTTGCACGGGCTCATTGCTTGCTAACAACATCGTTCTGACAGCAGCTCACTGTACAGCTGCAAATCCAAATTATATCTTCTTGTACTTCTCGTCGAAGTCGGCGGATCTGAAAACACTTTCGTTGAAAGATCCTCTCGTTCGTCGGGTGGTCGGCGGCAAAGTCGGCAGCGCGTGGCCGAAACTGACTCAGAATCAACAATCCGATTGGGGTGATATCGCTCTCTTACGCTTCGAAGGGGGACTTCCAGAGGGATATCAGCTAGCGCAGCTTCTACCTAAGGAACAGGAGCTGAAGGCCCAGCAGACCGTTACTCTTGCAGGTTTCGGTCTGACTGATGGCGTCCACAATGTCCAAACGGACAAGCTTCTCAAAGTGGATATTCCAATCGCAGATCCGAACTACAGCCGCAGCGAAATGCTGGTCGACTCTGGTAATGGCAAAGGCCCTTGCCACGGAGACTCCGGCGGTCCTGCTTACGTGACGATCAATGGCCAGCACTACGTTGCCGGCACAACAAGCCGCGCGGATAGCAAAACGGATCCTCTCGGACAATGTATCGGCGACACTGTCTACACGAAGGTGCAACCATACTTAACTTGGATTGCAAATTCGATGAAAGCCTTGCAGTCACCGACTTTCAAGCCCGCAGCGATTCCACAACCACGCGGCGGCTAA
- a CDS encoding murein L,D-transpeptidase catalytic domain family protein gives MKTALFCFISSLLLLTQAFASSPAPETTSLFSHKVGSASLYDRLKDQGVPEEAISRSFVFLDAYAGKSLIVDKKIRPKGAPAYMTRGPITIQSKYAAIIDYSRPSTSKRLYLIDLSTGQVEKFYVAHGRNSGTLVPTEFSNINMSKMTSLGIMVGGDTYVGGHGRSMNLYGLEPTNSLTAERDIVMHGADYVSDRFIETNGRLGLSWGCPAVEPRALPKLIETLSNGSMIYHYYPGLEKIAGENPLRQEFAPVPENSAFPMMDLPGEEEDFQAHRK, from the coding sequence ATGAAAACAGCGCTTTTTTGCTTCATTTCGTCTTTATTGCTTTTAACCCAGGCTTTCGCGAGCTCACCCGCTCCGGAGACCACGTCCCTCTTTAGCCATAAAGTCGGCTCTGCGTCCCTGTATGACCGCTTAAAAGATCAAGGCGTCCCTGAAGAGGCCATTTCGCGCAGTTTCGTGTTCCTGGATGCCTATGCCGGCAAAAGTCTCATCGTCGATAAGAAGATCCGTCCGAAAGGTGCGCCCGCCTACATGACCCGCGGCCCGATCACCATCCAAAGCAAGTATGCGGCAATTATCGATTACTCGCGCCCGTCGACTTCAAAGAGACTCTACTTAATCGACCTCTCAACCGGACAAGTTGAAAAGTTCTATGTGGCCCACGGTCGTAACTCCGGCACTCTCGTGCCGACGGAGTTTTCAAATATCAACATGTCAAAGATGACCTCCCTGGGAATCATGGTGGGGGGCGATACCTATGTTGGTGGCCACGGCCGCTCGATGAATCTCTATGGCCTTGAGCCCACCAACAGTCTCACTGCCGAGCGTGACATCGTCATGCACGGTGCGGATTACGTGTCTGATAGATTTATTGAGACCAACGGTCGCCTGGGTCTGAGCTGGGGTTGCCCGGCAGTGGAACCACGAGCTCTGCCGAAGCTGATTGAGACTCTGAGCAACGGTTCCATGATCTATCACTACTATCCAGGCCTTGAAAAAATCGCCGGTGAAAATCCTTTGCGTCAGGAATTCGCTCCGGTCCCTGAAAATTCTGCATTCCCAATGATGGATTTGCCAGGCGAAGAAGAGGATTTCCAAGCCCACCGCAAATAA